In Pseudorasbora parva isolate DD20220531a chromosome 9, ASM2467924v1, whole genome shotgun sequence, the sequence ATCCCCCAAGGGACCGTGACGCCCATAGAGCTGCCGGCATCCACACAATCCTCTCAGGGAGCGGCTCGGGTGCTGAATGGGGCCGTCTTGGTGGGGGAGCGGGGGTGTCCGAAGGCCTTTTCCAGTCCTCCCCCTTCAGCCTGAAACAAAAGCCGTCACAATGCAAGACCTGGCTGGGAGCTGTGAGCCAGATGCATAAAAAATCAGTTTGGGGGCAGAAACACAGAGTTGAAGGGTATCTTTGAACTTTTTTGCCTGCTTATTGTGgcatctctccctctctctcccgcGCACGGAGACAACGCTGCGGCGTGTATGATAAGCAGCGCTACGCCCTGCTGATTTAGGGGGGCTTGGGTGGAGGGGATGTTGACTCAGAACGACGCCCCCTCCGCGGCTGCTTCGCTCTCTTTCAGTCTGAGCTGTCAATCAGGGAATAATCAGCAgtcaaatgaaaagcatgtaGGATCTGTGGCAATCTCCATGGGAGAAAGAAAGGGCCGCCCGGCCGCTGTGCGTATGGCTGCTGATGAACAGCGCGGCTCTGCGACACAAAGCCGACGAGAGCTCAAAGTCACCGTGCTCTCTGTACTGTACACAGGTGGCTCCCGGCCCAGCCACATCTGCCCACGCCACAGCCTCCCATGTCAGGAATTGTAATTACCATATAAATTATTGATTTGCTTGCCGCTCCCTGTTTTCTCCCGGCATCTTCCTGATACAAGTCTTTCATGTTATCTTATTAAAACAGCGAGGCggtttaagtaaaaaaaagattttttttttgtttaatgtcTATTTTTAATTTGGTTTAGCCATACCAAAATGTCCTCACTGGAGGACAGTAAAACAAATACTTGAAGGACAAGTTTTCCATTTGAACACACCAGTTTAAAGCTTTGAGGATAATGGGAATGAGCTATTGGATGTTTCTCATTTAGGATCTCATTTGAGATTAAAGCATCTCTATTTCTCCATTtctatttctctcacaaaccATCTGCGTCTTTTTAAATGTCCTGTAACTCTGGGGCATTTTGCCAGAGGACGcaagaaaaaatacaaatgacataaaagaaacaacaaaacaaatagTGTGAAATACAAGCTCAAACTGTGTGTAAAACACTCATTTATTTCAGGTCCACCAGCGGATGAGATTTCAGAGTTCGCCAGTGTCTCTGTTGCTTCCCTGCAGCTCATTGTGTTCTTAAAGATTCTAAAGAGTGCGGAATGTGAAAAGAGTCTGAAAAGTCACAGAAAGcctctgtgattggctgcttgACCCTGTCGATGCGATAATGCCTGCCTGTCATGTTCACAGCTGGTCCACAAATCACCATGAATGGGTGGaaacaaaataattacaaagaaaacaACTCGAATCAAAATAAATTCGAATTGACGTATAGTAGCCACTCAGATGAGACCATAATTAAACCTATTTACCAAGCCTTTGTTGACTATTGGTccgaaaaatgtatataaataataaataacagcAAGATGAAGCCAAATATGCTTATGTTTTGTTGTgttgattcatttttaattcataaaCTTTATGAgtgatattttatgtattattatgatatcaatacaaattataatagcattgtataaaatgtataatatgaAGTTGTTTCATATGCCTTTAACCTCAAAACTGTGTAAACATCGAATGTAAATGGAGCTTTATTGTACTAAACAAATAAGTCCcagagcagtggttctcaaccaggGACCCACAGAAAACGTCAAAAGTGTTTCATGATgactaaattatttaaaataagacaaaacatGCACAAACAAGAGCATAAACAACTGAAAATCAAGCTATTTCTTATTTTGATTCACTTCCTCTACTGCCTCTTTGAAGAACCAAGGCTCTCACTGTCTTGGGAAACTTGGATATATGAGGCATtgttttaataatgaattaaaagtaaaactattaaaatgtttttttgtttttttataaaataaaacaaaaatattagataactagaaatgttgcctgggaaaataactgaaataagtaactaagtgaaattaaacaaattgaaaataagtaaataaaaactaataaaaattaGCAAAGCACTTAAAATGattacaaattaaaagttaaattaGTACTAAAATAACTGATATGTGGTGGCCTAATTTTAAAAGATTTATAGACATGGATTTAGTCACGTAAGTGTAGAAATTGGGAGTAGAAAAATCCTTATGCTTAGTCTTATCCAGTGAACCTTCATGGTTtcattggtttaaaaaaaagtaggaTCCTTGGAGAGCATTTCGTTTTTCTGGAATCCTAAAATGAAATGAAGTGTTAGGCCTTTAAATACTGTTGTGGTCAATGGGGAGTcaaaaaggttgagaaccactgcaacATTGAGTCGACTTTGACTTCTCATTTTATAAGTTTACCACATGCCACTTCTGAAACGGTTCACCCAATGAGAAAATGCACACACTTACATATGTAATAGTACTCGTGTCCAGGTCGGAACTCAAAACCAAGTGAGAAGGGGGTAAAGAGCTGAAACTTCTCAGAGAAGCGCAGGGGTCCGTCAGGACTCTGGGGCCGGTTACACTCCCACCGTTTGAAGCCTCTCATGCGGTGTTCACAGGTGAGGTAACCATCATGGTTCACCATGAAAAGGATGTAGCGCTCCATGCGACTGTGAGGCTGGGGGCTCTCGTAGTACGGACAGTACACGTCCAGGTAGTCGTTGATGCTCACGGCCACCGTGTATTCGCCCTGCCAGAACCTGCATCGGAGAGTCAGAGAATTAGATTGGGAATGACTGACATAACTCATGTAAGAGTGACAATTGAAATATTCTTTAgtccagttttttttatttggcctcCATTCAAACCATACATCAGCAAAGAACGTTGTTAAACACACAAAGGCTAAATCTGTTGGGCAGAAAATCACAGGGAACACAACAGAATAAGCTGAAATGAATAACCACAATGCATATTTTCTATCTAGGTCACCATTATGCAGAGAGAGAATGGCAAACCAGAACACACGGAAAACCAAACTCTCACTGTAATACTGTGATGAGAAGGGGAATGtttgagaaaaaaattaaaatctttGACTTAATAGATCTCTTAAAAACAATTTAGTTTTGCCTTTGTTCATTTCTTTGGATTAGTGCAGTAGCAACATTTATCAATGAAAATTTTGATTATgttcacaaaaaaacacaaatgtagTCAGTGAGATGATTCCAGTGAGCTTGTCATATAAATCATCAACTTCATATTAAATTCCACCCTTAATCCAAGCTTTGAACCACTGGAACCATAAAAGAATTTTTCATGCTTCGCATTTGATTTTCTCTCTATATAGTGTGCGTTTCATGAGAATGCAGCTCTCAGAGCATAAGAAAAGgaaagggagagggagagagagaagaggCAAAAGATAGCATGAGTGAATCAGTTTGAAAGTCAGTTTGACCTACAGAGGCTGCAAATATGTGTGACAGTACGGTGTTGTCAGAGTCCTGTGAGTATATGACTTTGACTGTAAAACAAATGGCTGTTGacgaaataaaaaatgaaataataaatgtattgagGCTGTTATGTTTAAAACAAGCAGCAAATGTGCCAACCGGAATAAGATAAGACACTTGAAAAGATATATTTTCTAAAAACATGTCTCACTGCCTTAAAGCACTTTTGTTTGGCATATTTGTGGGTGAATCTCAGAAAGCCTGTCAAGGATATGTTAGGGTCATTTTTATCGGGGGAAAAATAGAAAAGAAATTAGCATGATAAAAACGATAAAAACAATAGAAATTATTGTACCATCAagaattattacattattattattataatgtaacACATTTCATTAATGCAATGATATATATACAGCTGTTGTTGTGCCACGTAATGTagtttttaagacttttttagGTGAGAATTTGGTTTAGTCCTTTGACTCGTATAAATAGCgcctattttataatttgtttAGACACTTTCACATATACGGCTCCCGACCGCCACCGGCCATTCAACAACGCTCATGCACCCATGGAGAACAAGCTTCATCTCGGCCAGTCCTTCGGGATTTTCTGCTGAACATGAGAACATGAGATCATTAAATTAGGGTATATCAAATGAGAAC encodes:
- the efna2a gene encoding ephrin-A2 isoform X2, which produces MELPLVVFTVVCWVSVWSDDRIISDRHAVYWNSSNSRFWQGEYTVAVSINDYLDVYCPYYESPQPHSRMERYILFMVNHDGYLTCEHRMRGFKRWECNRPQSPDGPLRFSEKFQLFTPFSLGFEFRPGHEYYYISSPHPNHAGKPCLKLKVYVKPTSSGYESPEPFLTDQSQRCRADGPCLAVLLLLLAFLLARV